In one Chitinophaga sancti genomic region, the following are encoded:
- a CDS encoding menaquinone biosynthetic enzyme MqnA/MqnD family protein: MERKVKVAAVSYLNTKPLLFGFRNHPVMNMMELSVDYPAKIGQQLIDGIVDVALVPVAVIPKMKEYHIISDYCIGAEGPVASVCLFSDVPLHDIKRIYLDYQSRSSVALLKLLVRDYWKLDVEFIPTTGDYEGNIKGTDAGLVIGDRAFLQRKVSPYIYDLAEHWIRYTSLPMVFAAWISNKPLPVEFIQQFNNANGIGVNNIPAVVAENPYGEYDLTTYYVKNLSYPLTPSKRQGLNKFLGYLQQ; this comes from the coding sequence TTGGAACGGAAAGTAAAAGTAGCGGCAGTAAGTTATTTGAATACCAAGCCATTATTATTTGGATTTAGGAATCATCCGGTGATGAACATGATGGAGCTGAGCGTGGATTATCCGGCTAAGATAGGCCAGCAGCTGATAGATGGGATTGTTGACGTCGCGCTTGTGCCGGTGGCAGTGATACCGAAGATGAAAGAGTACCACATTATTTCAGATTATTGTATTGGAGCTGAGGGGCCGGTTGCTTCGGTTTGCCTGTTCTCAGATGTTCCCTTGCATGACATTAAGCGGATTTATCTGGATTATCAGAGCCGGTCTTCAGTGGCGTTGTTGAAATTGCTGGTGAGGGATTACTGGAAGCTGGATGTGGAGTTTATTCCTACTACAGGTGATTATGAGGGGAATATCAAAGGAACGGATGCTGGTTTAGTGATTGGAGACAGGGCGTTTTTACAGCGGAAGGTGTCTCCTTATATTTATGACCTGGCGGAACATTGGATCCGGTATACGAGTTTGCCGATGGTGTTTGCGGCCTGGATTAGTAATAAGCCATTGCCGGTGGAGTTTATTCAGCAGTTTAATAATGCGAATGGGATAGGGGTTAATAATATTCCGGCAGTAGTGGCGGAGAATCCTTATGGGGAATATGATCTGACGACGTATTATGTGAAGAACCTGAGTTATCCGCTGACGCCTTCAAAAAGGCAGGGCCTGAATAAGTTCCTGGGGTATTTACAGCAATAA
- a CDS encoding NADPH-dependent F420 reductase, with translation MKIGILGSGPVGLTLGEGLVRAGHEVILGTRNPAKESLQQWIRKIGGHITAVPFREAAAQGELLVICTSWAGTQKAIESAGLWNFKNKVVVDVTNPLDGKGPDQQGRLSFSIGHTNSAGEQLQAWLPPDAHVVKALSCIGHESMFRPQHEQDAPTMFICGNKRQAKATVTELLQQMGWIDIVDMGSIEMSRNIEPLSILWYAYGFRTGTWQHGFRLVKKPS, from the coding sequence ATGAAAATAGGTATCCTGGGCAGCGGTCCCGTCGGCCTTACGCTAGGTGAAGGCCTTGTCAGGGCAGGGCATGAAGTGATCCTCGGCACACGTAACCCGGCCAAAGAATCTCTGCAACAATGGATACGCAAAATAGGTGGCCACATTACAGCCGTGCCTTTCCGGGAGGCAGCCGCCCAGGGAGAATTACTAGTCATCTGCACCAGTTGGGCAGGTACACAAAAAGCCATTGAGTCCGCCGGACTATGGAATTTCAAGAATAAAGTTGTTGTTGATGTCACTAACCCGCTGGATGGAAAAGGACCTGACCAGCAGGGAAGGCTGAGCTTTTCTATCGGACACACCAATTCTGCCGGTGAGCAGTTGCAGGCATGGTTACCTCCAGATGCACATGTTGTAAAAGCATTGAGCTGTATCGGTCATGAATCCATGTTCCGCCCCCAGCATGAGCAGGACGCACCTACCATGTTCATCTGTGGAAATAAAAGACAGGCGAAAGCCACCGTGACGGAATTACTACAGCAAATGGGCTGGATTGATATTGTGGATATGGGCAGTATTGAAATGAGCAGGAATATAGAGCCATTGAGTATTTTGTGGTATGCGTACGGGTTTAGAACCGGTACCTGGCAACATGGGTTTAGGCTGGTGAAGAAGCCGTCGTGA
- a CDS encoding M1 family metallopeptidase has translation MRGLLLLLMAMATALSAGAQERTFTHADTLRGSITSAREWWDVQNYELNVALNAQDSTLGGSNTITYFINKPDSIMQIDLQLPMEVDSVMQDKQKLAYERDGDAVMVRTLAQQPKGATKKVTIFFHGRPKTAVNPPWDGGIIWRKDKDGRPWIATACQGLGASVWWPNKDTQSDEPNDMTIAVTVPNFLVDVSNGRLKKKVSNKDGTDTYIWYVANPINNYDVALNIGNYKEIKDTYNGEGGKLDLSYWVLDYNVDTATIHFAEVKKMLACFEFWFGKYPFYQDSYKLVEAPHLGMEHQSAVAYGNGFGWGYKGRDLSGTGWGLKWDFIIVHESGHEWFGNNITSKDLADMWIHEAFTNYSETLYTECEFGRKAAFEYIIGVRQNIRNDIPIIAPYGVNAEGSGDMYYKGGNMVHTIRQIINNDNVFRDVLRGMNQTFWHQTVTTKDILDYLNYMTQMNFKKVFEQYLMHTTIPTLEYHFNGNELQFRWVTDVENFDMPVKVTLNDRGYQFIYPGKHWQSTQFTLTNKKDFKVDPNFYINIKQI, from the coding sequence ATGCGTGGCTTATTGTTGCTTTTAATGGCTATGGCTACAGCTCTTTCGGCTGGCGCCCAGGAGCGGACCTTCACCCATGCGGATACACTCCGTGGTTCAATTACTTCTGCCCGGGAATGGTGGGATGTACAGAACTACGAACTTAATGTGGCCCTGAATGCCCAGGATAGTACCCTGGGGGGTTCTAATACGATTACCTATTTTATCAATAAGCCCGACAGCATTATGCAGATAGATCTGCAATTGCCAATGGAAGTGGATAGTGTGATGCAGGATAAACAGAAGCTGGCGTATGAACGTGATGGCGATGCGGTAATGGTGCGTACACTGGCGCAGCAGCCGAAAGGAGCTACCAAGAAAGTGACTATCTTTTTCCATGGTCGTCCTAAAACGGCGGTGAATCCACCCTGGGATGGCGGTATCATCTGGCGTAAAGATAAAGATGGCCGTCCGTGGATCGCGACTGCCTGCCAGGGCCTGGGCGCGAGTGTGTGGTGGCCGAATAAGGATACACAATCTGACGAGCCGAATGATATGACGATAGCGGTGACCGTGCCGAACTTCCTCGTGGATGTTTCGAATGGCCGGCTGAAAAAGAAGGTATCTAATAAAGATGGTACCGATACTTATATCTGGTATGTGGCGAACCCGATCAATAACTATGACGTGGCCCTGAATATCGGGAATTACAAAGAGATCAAGGATACCTATAACGGTGAGGGTGGTAAACTGGACCTGAGCTATTGGGTGCTGGATTATAATGTGGATACCGCTACCATTCACTTTGCGGAAGTGAAGAAAATGCTGGCATGTTTTGAGTTCTGGTTTGGCAAATATCCGTTCTACCAGGATAGTTACAAACTGGTGGAAGCCCCGCATTTAGGCATGGAGCACCAGAGTGCAGTGGCTTATGGCAATGGCTTTGGCTGGGGTTATAAGGGGCGTGACCTTTCCGGCACCGGCTGGGGTTTGAAATGGGATTTTATCATTGTGCATGAAAGTGGGCATGAGTGGTTTGGGAATAATATCACCAGCAAGGACCTGGCGGATATGTGGATCCATGAGGCGTTTACAAACTATTCAGAGACCTTGTATACGGAGTGTGAGTTTGGCAGGAAAGCGGCGTTCGAGTACATCATAGGAGTGCGTCAGAACATCAGGAATGACATTCCTATTATTGCGCCTTATGGGGTAAATGCGGAAGGTAGTGGGGATATGTATTATAAGGGGGGGAATATGGTGCATACCATCAGGCAGATCATAAACAATGATAATGTGTTCAGGGATGTGCTGCGGGGGATGAACCAGACTTTCTGGCACCAGACGGTGACGACGAAAGATATATTGGATTACCTGAATTACATGACGCAGATGAATTTCAAGAAGGTGTTTGAGCAGTATTTGATGCATACGACGATCCCTACGCTGGAGTATCATTTTAATGGGAATGAGTTGCAGTTCAGGTGGGTGACAGATGTGGAGAATTTTGACATGCCGGTGAAGGTGACGCTGAATGACAGGGGGTATCAGTTTATTTATCCGGGTAAGCACTGGCAGTCAACACAGTTCACGCTGACGAATAAGAAGGACTTTAAGGTGGATCCGAATTTTTATATTAATATCAAACAGATCTAA